From the Hyphomicrobium sp. ghe19 genome, one window contains:
- a CDS encoding LLM class oxidoreductase: protein MGKPLHIATVAEHRAFRRMFSKNRMTIGVFFPIEAFEGDVPAMSGQERLAQQAEKLGFSALWTRDVPLRDPTFGDVGQIYDAWVWLGWIAAQTSMIGLATGSIVLPLRHPIHTAKAAASIDQLSNGRFVMAVASGDRPVEFPAFGVDWNKRDVLFRENFRVLRELLKEEFPRIESVYGTMLGTADLVPKPTGRLPLLVTGSSRQSLDWIAANADGWITYPRSPELQKVHVARWHATVAALAPGTFKPFAQSLYVDLSEDPNAPPRPIHLGFSGGRKIVLRFLDALQVAGVNHVALNLKYSKRSAGEVLDEIGREIIPVLQMSRGPAAVSM from the coding sequence ATGGGTAAGCCTCTCCATATTGCTACGGTGGCCGAACACCGTGCTTTCCGCCGCATGTTTTCTAAAAATCGAATGACCATTGGCGTCTTCTTTCCAATCGAAGCTTTCGAGGGTGATGTGCCCGCTATGAGCGGACAGGAACGCCTTGCGCAGCAAGCCGAGAAACTGGGATTCAGCGCATTATGGACGCGCGATGTTCCGCTTCGCGATCCGACCTTCGGGGATGTCGGACAAATCTATGATGCGTGGGTTTGGCTCGGCTGGATCGCGGCGCAGACATCGATGATTGGATTAGCCACCGGCTCGATTGTACTTCCGCTTCGTCATCCAATTCACACTGCCAAGGCTGCGGCGTCCATCGATCAGCTGAGCAACGGAAGATTCGTGATGGCCGTCGCTTCTGGAGATCGTCCGGTCGAGTTTCCGGCGTTCGGCGTCGATTGGAACAAACGCGACGTATTGTTTAGAGAAAATTTCCGAGTGCTGCGCGAACTCCTCAAGGAGGAATTTCCGCGCATCGAGTCGGTCTACGGCACGATGCTGGGAACTGCAGATCTGGTCCCGAAACCAACGGGTAGGCTTCCGCTTCTGGTTACAGGCTCAAGCCGTCAAAGCCTCGATTGGATTGCAGCCAATGCGGACGGATGGATCACTTACCCGCGTTCTCCCGAATTGCAAAAAGTACATGTCGCGCGATGGCATGCAACGGTAGCGGCGCTTGCGCCGGGAACGTTCAAGCCATTTGCGCAATCCCTTTATGTCGATCTCTCTGAGGATCCGAATGCTCCGCCACGTCCTATTCACCTTGGATTTAGCGGTGGCCGCAAAATCGTACTGCGATTCCTTGATGCCTTGCAGGTCGCAGGTGTCAATCACGTCGCTTTGAACTTGAAATACAGCAAGCGCTCGGCGGGCGAGGTTTTGGACGAGATCGGACGAGAAATCATTCCTGTTTTGCAAATGAGCCGGGGCCCCGCGGCGGTAAGCATGTAA
- a CDS encoding NADH:flavin oxidoreductase/NADH oxidase, with amino-acid sequence MTPLTLRKVTIRNRIAVAPMCQYSAQDGFANDWHLVHLGSRAVGGAGLVMVEATAVLPEGRITPGDVGLWSDERIEPLARIARFLKSQSAVPAIQLAHAGRKASCEPPWKGGRALQPDEGGWAVVGPSALPFDEKSPVPIPLDQRGIDDVIAAFEAAARRALKAGFEVIEIHSAHGYLLHEFLSPISNHRTDEYGGSRENRMRLLLQITERLRNIIPDELPLFVRISATDWVAGGWDIDDSVALSKKLAAMGVDLVDVSSGGTTATAPVPLHRGYQVPFARRIRHEAEVNTGAVGLITDAEFADEIVTGGDADLVLIAREFLREPYWALIAEQKLDNPPEWPIQYGYAIRRRI; translated from the coding sequence TTGACCCCCTTGACCCTTCGGAAGGTCACCATTCGCAACCGCATCGCCGTGGCGCCGATGTGCCAATATTCAGCCCAGGATGGATTCGCCAATGACTGGCACCTCGTGCATTTGGGCAGTCGGGCTGTCGGTGGGGCCGGGCTTGTCATGGTCGAAGCGACCGCCGTCTTGCCCGAGGGTCGCATCACGCCAGGCGACGTCGGGCTTTGGAGCGACGAACGCATCGAGCCGCTGGCGCGAATTGCAAGATTTCTGAAGTCTCAGAGCGCCGTGCCAGCCATTCAACTTGCCCACGCCGGTCGCAAGGCAAGTTGCGAGCCGCCGTGGAAGGGCGGGCGCGCGCTCCAACCCGATGAAGGCGGCTGGGCGGTTGTTGGCCCGAGTGCTCTTCCCTTCGATGAGAAGAGCCCTGTTCCCATCCCGCTCGACCAGCGCGGAATTGACGATGTGATTGCCGCCTTCGAGGCGGCTGCCCGCCGCGCCCTCAAGGCCGGCTTTGAAGTCATCGAAATCCATTCGGCTCATGGCTATCTGCTGCACGAATTTCTGTCCCCCATCAGCAATCACAGGACGGACGAGTATGGAGGTAGCCGCGAGAACCGGATGCGTCTGCTCTTGCAAATCACCGAGCGATTGCGAAACATAATCCCCGATGAGCTTCCTCTCTTCGTGCGAATCTCTGCAACGGATTGGGTGGCGGGTGGATGGGACATCGATGATTCCGTTGCACTCTCCAAGAAGCTCGCGGCGATGGGTGTCGATCTCGTTGACGTCTCTTCGGGCGGAACTACGGCGACGGCACCAGTCCCGCTGCACCGCGGTTACCAGGTGCCATTCGCCCGCCGCATTCGCCACGAGGCCGAAGTCAACACCGGAGCTGTGGGGCTGATCACCGACGCGGAATTCGCCGACGAAATCGTAACCGGAGGAGATGCTGATCTCGTTCTCATAGCTCGTGAGTTCTTGCGCGAACCCTATTGGGCACTTATCGCCGAGCAAAAGCTCGACAATCCGCCGGAATGGCCAATCCAATATGGCTATGCGATACGCCGCCGAATCTAA
- a CDS encoding glutathione-independent formaldehyde dehydrogenase yields MANNRAVTFMGPGKMEVRDAGYPKLADPKGRKIEHAAILKLVTTNICGSDLHIYNGRFEAPAGMLMGHENTGEVVEVGSHVQHIKKGDICSVPFNVACGTCDSCRDRHTDVCLRANEDLGFCGAYGFNLGGWQGGQAEYMLVPWADFQLLRFPDKDEAIEKIRDLTLLSDILPTGYHGCVEANIRTGSTVYIAGAGPVGRCAAASAQLLGASCIIVGDENKARLDLVKNAGYEIVDTSSATPIPDQIESILGKRWVDGAVDCVGLECHGNGPDGSKKNEVESVINTLMEVVKPAGAMGVPGVYTNMDPGAPNSLNKQGKMALDLPKAWVKSPKMTAGQCPVMRYNRELMMAIIWGRMPTLTSMLNTEVISLDDAPKAYETFGAGAANKFVIDPHNMTRLAGKSLRDSAAARPKATAGTR; encoded by the coding sequence ATGGCTAACAATCGCGCAGTCACTTTTATGGGTCCGGGCAAAATGGAAGTCCGCGACGCAGGTTATCCGAAGCTCGCAGATCCCAAGGGACGAAAGATTGAGCACGCAGCCATTCTTAAACTTGTCACAACGAACATTTGCGGCAGCGATCTTCATATTTACAACGGTCGTTTTGAAGCGCCCGCCGGAATGCTGATGGGACACGAGAATACGGGCGAGGTCGTCGAGGTCGGTTCGCATGTCCAGCACATCAAGAAGGGCGATATCTGCTCAGTTCCTTTCAATGTGGCCTGCGGCACCTGCGATAGCTGCCGGGATCGCCATACCGACGTCTGCTTGAGGGCCAATGAAGATCTTGGCTTTTGCGGCGCTTACGGTTTCAACCTCGGCGGCTGGCAAGGCGGACAAGCAGAATACATGCTTGTCCCGTGGGCGGATTTCCAGCTTCTGCGATTCCCTGACAAGGATGAGGCCATCGAGAAAATCCGGGATCTCACATTGCTCTCCGATATTCTTCCGACCGGGTATCACGGCTGCGTTGAGGCAAACATAAGGACGGGATCCACCGTCTACATCGCCGGCGCCGGTCCCGTTGGGCGCTGTGCGGCTGCAAGCGCACAGCTTCTGGGTGCCTCCTGCATCATTGTCGGCGATGAAAACAAAGCGCGTCTCGATCTTGTGAAGAACGCCGGATACGAAATCGTCGATACCTCCAGCGCCACGCCAATTCCGGATCAGATCGAATCAATCCTCGGCAAACGATGGGTTGACGGCGCCGTCGATTGCGTTGGCCTGGAGTGTCACGGTAACGGACCGGACGGCAGCAAGAAAAACGAGGTCGAATCCGTCATCAATACGCTGATGGAAGTCGTGAAGCCAGCAGGTGCAATGGGCGTGCCTGGCGTTTACACGAATATGGATCCGGGAGCTCCCAACAGCCTCAACAAGCAAGGCAAAATGGCGCTGGACCTTCCCAAAGCTTGGGTTAAGTCGCCCAAGATGACAGCTGGCCAATGCCCCGTCATGCGCTACAACCGCGAGTTAATGATGGCGATCATTTGGGGGCGCATGCCAACGCTGACGAGCATGCTCAATACCGAAGTGATCTCGCTCGACGATGCTCCAAAAGCTTACGAAACTTTTGGCGCCGGTGCGGCCAATAAATTCGTCATTGATCCGCACAATATGACACGCCTCGCGGGCAAATCTCTTCGTGATAGCGCTGCTGCTCGTCCGAAGGCCACGGCCGGTACGCGTTGA